From a single Pseudomonas serboccidentalis genomic region:
- the hflK gene encoding FtsH protease activity modulator HflK — protein sequence MAWNEPGGNSNNQDPWGGKRRNNGDRKGPPDLDEAFRKLQESLNGLFGGGKKRGGDDGGGSGRSGGGFGGLLGIGLVVLAAVWLYSAVYVVDEQEQAVVLRFGKYYETVGPGLNIYFPPIDKKYMENVTRERAYTKQGQMLTEDENIVEVPLTVQYKITNLQDFVLNVDQPEISLQHATDSALRHVVGSTAMDQVLTEGRELMASEIKERLQRFLDTYRTGITVTQVNVQNAAAPREVQEAFDDVIRAREDEQRSRNQAETYANGVVPEARGQAQRILEDANGYRDETISRAKGEADRFTKLVAEYRKAPEVTRQRLYLDTMQEVFSNTSKVLVTGNKNGQSNLLYLPLDKMIQNSSGGSNAPVTGSAAASNNTDVAPHVTDLPQTRTRETR from the coding sequence ATGGCTTGGAATGAGCCGGGTGGCAACTCGAATAATCAGGATCCTTGGGGTGGCAAGCGCCGCAATAACGGCGACCGCAAGGGGCCACCGGATCTCGACGAGGCCTTCCGAAAGCTGCAGGAAAGCCTGAACGGGTTGTTCGGTGGTGGTAAGAAACGCGGTGGTGATGACGGCGGTGGTTCGGGCAGGAGCGGTGGCGGCTTCGGCGGTCTGCTCGGCATCGGCCTCGTGGTGCTGGCGGCTGTCTGGCTGTACAGCGCGGTCTATGTGGTCGACGAGCAGGAGCAAGCCGTGGTGCTGCGCTTCGGCAAGTACTACGAGACGGTCGGCCCGGGCCTGAACATCTACTTCCCGCCGATCGATAAAAAGTACATGGAAAACGTCACGCGTGAGCGTGCGTACACCAAGCAGGGGCAGATGCTGACCGAAGACGAGAACATCGTCGAAGTGCCGCTGACCGTGCAGTACAAGATCACCAACCTGCAGGACTTCGTGCTGAACGTCGATCAGCCGGAAATCAGCCTGCAGCATGCGACTGACAGCGCCCTGCGCCACGTGGTGGGTTCCACCGCCATGGACCAGGTGCTGACCGAAGGTCGTGAATTGATGGCCAGCGAAATCAAGGAGCGTCTGCAACGCTTCCTCGATACCTATCGCACCGGTATCACCGTCACCCAGGTGAACGTACAGAACGCGGCAGCCCCGCGTGAAGTGCAGGAAGCTTTCGACGACGTGATCCGCGCCCGTGAAGACGAGCAGCGTTCGCGCAACCAGGCGGAAACCTACGCCAACGGCGTCGTGCCGGAAGCCCGTGGTCAGGCCCAGCGCATCCTCGAAGATGCCAATGGTTACCGTGACGAAACGATATCGCGCGCCAAGGGTGAGGCCGACCGCTTCACCAAGCTGGTCGCCGAGTATCGCAAGGCACCTGAAGTCACCCGCCAGCGTCTGTATCTGGACACCATGCAGGAAGTCTTCAGCAACACCAGCAAGGTACTCGTGACCGGCAACAAGAACGGCCAGAGCAACCTGCTTTACCTGCCGTTGGACAAGATGATTCAGAACAGTTCGGGTGGCAGCAATGCACCGGTGACCGGTTCGGCCGCTGCCAGCAACAACACGGACGTCGCGCCGCATGTCACTGACCTGCCGCAGACACGCACAAGGGAGACCCGCTGA
- the hflC gene encoding protease modulator HflC, translated as MSNKSLIALIVGVVVVLVGWNCFYIVAQTERAVLLQFGRVVQADVQPGLHVKVPYVNQVRKFDARLMTLDAPTQRFLTLEKKAVMVDAYAKWRVKDAERFYTATSGLKQIADERLSRRLESGLRDQFGKRTLHEVVSGERDALMADITASLNSMAEKELGIEVVDVRVKAIDLPKEVNRSVFERMSTEREREAREHRAKGNELAEGIRADADRQRRVLLAEAYRESEEVRGDGDAQAAAIYSKAYGQDQEFYGFYRSLRAYRESFANKSDVMVLDPSSDFFRYLEKSKP; from the coding sequence ATGAGCAATAAATCGCTGATCGCCCTGATTGTTGGCGTCGTTGTGGTTCTGGTTGGCTGGAACTGCTTCTACATCGTGGCTCAGACCGAGCGCGCGGTGCTGCTGCAGTTCGGTCGTGTGGTTCAGGCCGATGTTCAGCCGGGTCTGCATGTGAAGGTGCCTTACGTTAACCAGGTGCGTAAATTTGACGCACGTCTGATGACGCTGGATGCACCGACACAGCGTTTCCTGACCCTGGAAAAGAAAGCCGTGATGGTCGATGCCTACGCCAAGTGGCGGGTGAAAGATGCCGAGCGCTTCTACACCGCGACGTCCGGCCTCAAGCAGATCGCCGACGAGCGTCTGTCCCGTCGTCTGGAATCGGGTCTGCGTGACCAGTTCGGTAAGCGCACCCTGCACGAAGTGGTGTCGGGTGAGCGTGATGCGTTGATGGCTGACATCACTGCATCGCTGAACTCGATGGCGGAAAAAGAGCTGGGTATCGAAGTAGTCGATGTCCGGGTCAAGGCCATCGATCTGCCGAAGGAAGTGAACCGCAGCGTGTTCGAGCGTATGAGCACCGAGCGTGAGCGTGAAGCCCGCGAGCACCGCGCCAAGGGTAACGAGCTGGCCGAAGGCATCCGTGCCGACGCCGATCGTCAGCGCCGCGTACTGCTGGCTGAAGCCTATCGTGAATCCGAAGAGGTTCGCGGTGACGGTGACGCCCAGGCCGCTGCGATCTACTCCAAGGCCTACGGTCAGGATCAGGAGTTCTACGGTTTCTACCGTAGCCTGCGCGCCTACCGTGAAAGCTTCGCGAACAAATCCGATGTCATGGTTCTCGACCCAAGCAGCGACTTCTTCCGTTACCTGGAAAAGTCCAAGCCTTGA